ATGTGAACCGCTCAACCTCAACTCTCAACTTTTCCTTCCCACATTGACTTCACTGATCTGGGAATTGAGAGTCCAGAAGTCGTAGATCACGCCGATGCCGAGTAATCCGAGCGTGAGGAGATAGAGGATGCCGGTTCCCCATTTGTGCATGTAAAAGCGGTGAATGCCGAACACGCCCAGGAACGTGAGGAGAATCCAGGCGACGGAATAATCGACATCGCCGGCGACATATCGCCGTTCGGCCTGTCGGTCCATGGATGGAATTAAGAACAGGTCTATGAACCATCCGATCAGGAACAAGCCTGCGGTGAAAAACCAGATCGTACCTGTGACTGGTTTTCCGAAATAGAATCGGTGGGCACCGGTGAATCCGAAGATCCAGAGAACGTATCCAATCACCGTGCTATGCGTTTGTCGTTGTTGATTCACGCGGCGAACCTACGCCCCAGCCCCAGAACAGCAACTACACGGCGCCGGTGGATTTGTAAAACCCGGCAGGATGATTCGGAGTTTTGACGCCCTGATCCGGTCTGATGCCGCCACGACGACAGCCGTTTGAAATAAAAGCTGGAGACGCTGAATACGCCGATTGCCTGGCTTCCACGGGGGACAACAAGACGAGGTCAACCTCCCCGTCGGTTTTCTTCGAACATTTCGGCCGGCATAGGATGTTGGAGTTCCCAGACCATTTTAATCGGGCATTCATCTTCGTGACTCACACGTCTTCCGGGACCCAAATAAACGAACGGAACCGGACTGCCCTGTCGGTCTCGTTTCGGTATATGCCGAAGAACAGGTGAGATGTTCTGATCTGAGCGTTTCAGGCGCGGCTCGTTGGCCTTCGGTTGTGACATGGAAGCATGGCACAGGGTGTGCGGTACCGATGGTGTGAGTATCGCAGGGCAAAGCACGCGGAGGTTGGTGGAGCGGCGGCGCGGGATCCGCCGCAAGATTTGCATCCTCGGATTCGTGATGCTTGGGCTCGTGGTTCCAACCTACTTTGTGATGCCGGTCACGATCTGGTTCCTCTTCTCCCTCGCCTTATTTTGGGTCATTGACCATTTCTTTATTGGCTGGGCGGATTTCATCATCCGACGCGAAGGGCATGCGCAGCGCGGCGCCGAAGCGGAGGAGAGCGTGGGCGATGTATTGAATCGGCTCCCACCAGCCGGGTACCTGGTGATCCACGATGTGATTGCCTATTTTGGGAACATCGATCACGTCGTTGTCCGAAAAGATGGCGCGGTCTTCCTGATTGAGACGAAGGCCCACGCGGGCACGATCAATCATCGTCG
This is a stretch of genomic DNA from Verrucomicrobiia bacterium. It encodes these proteins:
- a CDS encoding TM2 domain-containing protein, with the translated sequence MNQQRQTHSTVIGYVLWIFGFTGAHRFYFGKPVTGTIWFFTAGLFLIGWFIDLFLIPSMDRQAERRYVAGDVDYSVAWILLTFLGVFGIHRFYMHKWGTGILYLLTLGLLGIGVIYDFWTLNSQISEVNVGRKS
- a CDS encoding nuclease-related domain-containing protein; translated protein: MEAWHRVCGTDGVSIAGQSTRRLVERRRGIRRKICILGFVMLGLVVPTYFVMPVTIWFLFSLALFWVIDHFFIGWADFIIRREGHAQRGAEAEESVGDVLNRLPPAGYLVIHDVIAYFGNIDHVVVRKDGAVFLIETKAHAGTINHRRAHQFVNQTLRNIYWLRDFLKSQTGIEPWINAAIVFPNAYVSVRGELRGISIIHLNFLERWMSRQTKVETTARNLWSQRETVRTILTVSRS